Proteins from a single region of Hydra vulgaris chromosome 12, alternate assembly HydraT2T_AEP:
- the LOC101236421 gene encoding mitotic-spindle organizing protein 2 isoform X1, with product MDHLEVKMERKTNAIHKPKNTQPDLYRVDVDGKVIYTGGKNKSVDEELFELCALSGVKMDIDVFNIVIDLLRTNVNPNTILDVFKKMSNQQPQNIKNKSKADKVLMTKTSSETQSDKLSEQFKNVEVI from the exons ATGGACCACCTAGAA GTGAAAATGGAAAGGAAGACTAATGCAATTCATAAGCCTAAAAATACTCAACCTGATTTGTACAGAGTCGATGTTGATGGCAAAGTAATCTATACTGGTGGTAAAAACAAAAGTGTGGATGAAGAACTTTTCGAGTTGTGTGCTTTAAGTGGAGTTAAAATGGACATTGATGTCTTTAACATTGTCATTGATTTATTGCGAACAAATGTTAATCCAAATACAATattagatgtttttaaaaaaatgtcaaatcagCAAccacaaaatatcaaaaataaaagcaaagcTGATAAAGTTCTTATGACCAAAACTAGTTCAGAAACTCAAAGTGACAAACTAagtgaacaatttaaaaatgtagaagtaatttaa